A segment of the Aureliella helgolandensis genome:
CAGGCAGCCGATTTGAATCAAGCGTGCCTCAGGGAGCAACAGGCTCAGGATCACAGCTTGCGAGGCCGAGCATATCTGAGAGAGAATTCACACGGACTTGAAGAATCCCCGCCGATTCGGCAGGATTAAAATGGACGATCCGTAAATTGGGTGCCATTTCAAGTGCATGGGATAGCACAGCGGATAATTCAGGTCCGTCGCTCCAAGAGTGAATCCACAATTGGGGTTGATGCTGGTCAATGAGTGCCAGGCATTCGAAGAAATTGCACGATTCACCAATCACTTC
Coding sequences within it:
- a CDS encoding response regulator; protein product: MNRIRVLLSIEQQLCQQVLRYDIEQHSDTEVIGESCNFFECLALIDQHQPQLWIHSWSDGPELSAVLSHALEMAPNLRIVHFNPAESAGILQVRVNSLSDMLGLASCDPEPVAP